A region of the Candidatus Syntrophosphaera sp. genome:
CTGCTACATTCGTTTTGATCATGGCTGTCTGGCCAGGGCGCAGGGGATTGGGATACGCGTCATAGAGGCGCGATAAAGCAGATGTCTCCGGGATCAGATCCTCATCAACCGGTGTCCCTGAACCAAGTTTGGCGACGAAGATGTCATAGCCCCCGCTTGAAATGATGGTGTGGTCGCCGAAGCAGGCTGGACCCAAAAAAACATTCCCGGTCAGGAAGGCATTGCCCCCAGAATCCACGGCGATACCTTCCCCATATTCATAACCTGTTCCGCCTGCCCTGACCGCCCAGAGCCAGTTACCCGCAGGGTCCAGCTTGGCGGCGAATATGTCCCTATCTCCACTTGAGTTGATGGTATGCGTGCCGAAGCTGGCGTTGCCTTCAAATGCCCCGGTCAGGTAGGCATTGCCATCTTCATCCACGGCGATGCCCGACCCTGCGTTCCAGAGCGCCCCTCCCGCCCTTTTCGCCCAGAGCCAGTTGCCCGTGGGATCCAGCTTGGCGGCGAAGATATCATAACTCCCGCTTGAGGTTAGGGTGTGGGCGCCGAAGCTGGCTGTTACTTGAAAAGCCCCGGTCAGCAAGGCATTTCCTGCAGAATCCACGGCGATGCCAACCCCACTATCATAGCTTGCCCCTCCCGCACTCATCGCCCAGAGCCAATTGCCGGCGGGATCCAGTTTGGCGGCGAAGATATCCTCATATCCGCTTGAGGTGAGGGTGTGAGGGCCGAAGCTGGCTGTGCCTTCAAAATACCCTGTCAGGAAGGCATTTCCCGCAGAATCCACGGCGATGCAGGTTCCCGCGTCAGCGCCTATCCCTCCCGCTTTGACCGCCCAGAGCCAATTGCCGTTGTGATCCAGTTTGGCAACGAAGATATCCCCCCCTTCCGATCCGTTTGAGGGGAGGGTATGGTCTCCAAAGCTGGCTGTATATCTAAAATTCCCGGTCAGCAAGGCATTTCCCGCAGAATCCACGGCGATGCTTAACCCATAGTCAATATATAGCCCTCCTGCACTGACCGCCCAGAGCCAGTTTCCGTTGGGATCAAGTTTGGCGGCGAAGATATCGTTAAATCCGCTTGAGGTAAGGGTATGAGTTCCGAAGATGGCCGTGCCCCAAAATTCACCTGTCAGGTAGGCATTGCCAACCCCATCGATGTCTATGCCACTACCTGCGTCCCACCAGC
Encoded here:
- a CDS encoding T9SS type A sorting domain-containing protein, producing MKGMKGFLLCAGLLILALVLAAQTPQWQWAVGAGGTENDYVQFIAIDSQGNQYVAGAFSGIASFGDHTLTSSGYDDIFVAKLDSAGNWLWAVSAGGISWWDAGSGIDIDGVGNAYLTGEFWGTAIFGTHTLTSSGFNDIFAAKLDPNGNWLWAVSAGGLYIDYGLSIAVDSAGNALLTGNFRYTASFGDHTLPSNGSEGGDIFVAKLDHNGNWLWAVKAGGIGADAGTCIAVDSAGNAFLTGYFEGTASFGPHTLTSSGYEDIFAAKLDPAGNWLWAMSAGGASYDSGVGIAVDSAGNALLTGAFQVTASFGAHTLTSSGSYDIFAAKLDPTGNWLWAKRAGGALWNAGSGIAVDEDGNAYLTGAFEGNASFGTHTINSSGDRDIFAAKLDPAGNWLWAVRAGGTGYEYGEGIAVDSGGNAFLTGNVFLGPACFGDHTIISSGGYDIFVAKLGSGTPVDEDLIPETSALSRLYDAYPNPLRPGQTAMIKTNVAERETGIFTVLNLRGQVISRHALGPGSHQISFASGNLPSGVYLYQLQTPS